The nucleotide sequence GAAGCAATATGCCGGCCTTGAGTCCGATCAGGTTCGGGAGCGGAGGCAGGTCGTGGAGGAGAGCGCCCTTTGACGTAACGGCCAGCTATCCGGCCTTCCGCATCCGGGTCACCCATATCCCGGCCGGTATGCGTGAGGTTATTTGGCGTAAAGTCCCTGAGCCGGTTCCAACTGTCAGGCTGGACGGATCAGTAGATTATGAGACGAGCGATGGCGAGGTCCGCCATGTTCCGGCAGGCAGTTTTGTGCTGGTCCAGGACGTACATGGCAAAAGATACTTGTCACGTCATTCGTCGAAAGCACAGACTGTCATCTGGATCGCGCTGCCGAACGGGCTGGATTTGTCACAAACCTAGCCGCCGTTCCGTCAGGAGAATACCCAGGGCGGCTATCGTTTGCCTTATCGTGTTTGTGGGAACAGATCTTGTTCCCACCCCAATCCTGATGATTTCGGTCTACGATGCTGAATGCCTGAGAGATCGGAAACAACTCGGCTGGAAGGCGTCTTTTTAAGAATCCGTTCCATCTTTTGTACGAGAACCGCCTTACTCCGTGAGATGCCCGAAGAACGTATCTCCTGAATATTCTGAACGCAGCAATCCTTCTTCGCTAAGCCTTGGCATGAGTTCATCAAGCGCTAGCCGCATTGATCCGGTTGAGCCACCCGGCGCGGTTATGAACCCGTCGATCGCACCTGCTTCAAACCATTTGCGAATGTCTTTGGCAGCATCATCCACCGTGCCGATGACCTGCCAGTGTGCGGCGCTGATAACCTCTGGTCTGCGCAAGAGTTCATCTAGTGAAAGCTCTTCACGCTGTAACAAACGCCGAAGCAATCCTGCATGGGTTTTGCTTCGAACCTTTTCCGGTCGAGGTGGCAGGTCGTCCGGTCGAATGAGACGATTTGCGGGCCATTTCGATAGGTCGAGGCCGGTCATTTCGTGGATGAATGCGATTTTTCGAGCCCGATCACCTCGCGCATGCGTGTAGGCGAACAGTTCATCCGCTTCTTTCCGCGTTGGTGCCAAATAGAGGCTGAGACCGGGGAGCAGGCGGACGTCGTTCGGCTTTCGGCCATGGAATTGCGCACGGTCGCGAAGATTGCGGCGAAGATCGATTGCCGCTTCCATATCCGGGGTCGCGGAAAAGACGGCGTCGGCAACGGATGCCGCAAAGTCGCGCCCTGCCGGTGACGCGCCAGCCTGAATAAGCGGAATGGGAACATCTTGAACGGAGGGGACATTGAGCGGACCCTTAACCCGGTAAAAGGTACCTTCGTGGTCTATCGGATGTATGGCTGCCGTATCCGCAAAGCGGCCACTTTCACGATCACGTTTCAAGGCCGATCCGGGAAAACTCTTCCACAAATCACGCACGACGCCGGTGAATTCGGCTGCCCTTGCATAGCGTTCGTCAGATGAAGGCATTTCCGTCAAACCGAAATTCTCGTTGCCATCGAGTGCCGTAACAATGTTCCAACCGGCCCGGCCTTTGCTGAGCCAGTGCAGGGACTGGACCTGACGAGCAACGACATAAGGCGGCATGAAAGTTGTCGATATCGTGGTCAGAAGACCGATATGCGAAGTCTCCCGAGCCAGTGTCGCCATGACGAGCGTTGCATCCATGCTGCCGAAGCCCGGAGTGGTTTCCATGATCTGATGGTTCATGAAAAGGCTATCGGGACGGAATACGAAATCAAGTTTTGCTGCTTCCGCACGTCGGGCGATATCGACGTAAAAGTCCGAGCCGAATGTCCCTTCGATGTTGCTGTCCGGATGCCGCCACCCGTCGCCACTCAGCCAGGTCGGTGCCAGCGACATACCAATGTGAAGTTTCCGTTGCGCACCCATTCCAGGCTCCCGTTAATGCATATAAAAAGCTGTGTCGACCACAGATGTGACCGACTGGTTGGCGGTTTTACAGGATACTTAGAACGTGCCCTTGATACCGACGCCGAATGTGCGTGGCGTGGTTATACTTGCCTCGATGCCACCAATGCCGCGGTTCTGCTGCAGATAGGTTGGAGTGCGCTCGTCGAAGATATTCTTCACATAGCCATAAAGCTGCAGCGATTCATGGAAATCATAGCTCACTCGCGCGTCGGCAATCGTATAGGCGTCCACGACATAGATCGGTGTATTGGCAAGGTCTGAATAGTAGCCGTCAGTGTGGCGAACCTGTCCGGAGATATTGAGCTTTTCCGTTGCATCCCAGCTCGCACCGATGCTGAACATATAACCGGGAGACTTGGCGAACTCATTGCCCTCATAGCTTACATTGCTCGAAATTTCGTCGATTTCGGTGCGGAGAATACCAGCACTTGTCTTGATCGTCAGATTAGACAAAAGCTGATAGTCGAGCCCCATTTCAAGACCATAGGCATGAGCCTTTTCGGCATTGATCGTATAGGATTGCGCCACACCGGGAGAGACGACGACAGGAATGTTGTACTGGGCGTTCTTGAAGTCCATGTAGAACAGATTGCCTGTCAGCGTGAGCTTGTCGTCGAGCAGATTGGCGCGCGTGAACAACTCGTAGTTCCACAGTGTCTCATCCTCAAAAGGCTTCCACTGCCGCGAATTGAGATTGAGGGAAACCCCGCCGGGGTTGTAACCTTTGCTGACCAACGCTCCGATCGTCAGATCGGGGGTGACAGCATATGCCAGCGATACCTTTGGCAAGAGCGCGGAGAATGTTTCGTCGTAATCGAGTGGCGTTGGCGCCAGTGCCGATTTTCCGATGCGCTGTACACGATCCTGCTGGTAACGTAGCCCACCGGTCAACGTCCACTGGTCATCGAGCCGGTAGCTCACTTCGGCAAAAAGCCCCAGATTGTCTTTCGTATCGTCAAACGTCGTCGTGCCTTGAAGCAGCATGAACTCGTCCGACTTGGTATTGGCGTAGAAAATACCGGCGACACCGCTGATGACGTCTTCCTGCTCGCCAAACGTGATACGAGACTCATTGGAAATGTTCTTCTGATTGATATCGGCCTTGCCGTTATTCGCAATGCCGGTATGGCGATGCACCGAGGAGGCGGAATATTGCGCCTGATTGTAGAATTTCACGCCGTTGCCGAAATCATAGCCGACATCAAGGATGCCTGTATTGGTATCCTGCTTCCAGCTTGGCATGGTCGTGGTCAGATGTTCGAGCTCATCGAATGGTGCGGATGCTGCTTCCTGGCTTGGACGGTTGGATCGATTGTGGGAATAGGTCAGCTTTGCCGTAAGGCCTGGTATCTCCGCTGGTTCCCACAGCAGTTTCAGCCGTGCATTCAACGCCTCGAAATCCTGATTTGTCTTTTCGGAAATGAAGTTGGGGCTGATATAGTCGATGAAGGTATCGCGGCCCGAATAGTCGATCGCGAGGCGCGCGGCCAGCTCATCCTTGTAGATGGGACTGTTCAGCATGATTGAGGTGCGTTTGGTATTGTAGTTGCCGATCTCGACCTGATAAGCACCTTCACGTGTGAATACCGGGTCCTTGGTGTTCACGATGATCGCACCTGCAATTGCATTCGCACCCTGAGATGTAGTCTGTGGGCCACGGAACACCTCGATACTATCGAGGTCCCACACCGAAGTCGCGCCGAAGTAATATTCGTTATAATTCAGATAATGCCCATCGAGATTGATCGTGGCGCGCGGCACGGTGCCGCCCCAGAACACGTTCTGCCCTGTGTTTGGGCCCTGCGTATCCTGCCCGCGAATAATAGGAGCGCCGACATTGTCGGTATAGATGACGTTCGGAACGTTCGCGATCACTTCAGCCACGGATGAATCGCCTGTCTTTTCCTTGTCGATTTCCTTGGCCGAAATGACGGTGACAGATGACGCCGTGTTCTTGATGTCGCGCGCAACTTTTTCCCCTGTCACGACCACAGTATCAAGCACAATCGCATCGGAGCTGGCTTTCGCAGCCTCCTGGGCAAGCGCAGGCGTTACCACAAACACCGCCAGCGTGAGTGCACTGGCGCTGGACATCAAGCCACGATTCAAACGGATATTCATAAGTCGCCCCAAACATGAGTATATTAGTCATGTTCTGTTAAAGCATAAGGGTGTCATTCCGCAATAAGGAATGCATGCCGCAATACAGTATACTATCAAGCCTCCGATATGTGTTGCATGCCCGCAACAGTGAGGGAGGGCCAATTCAATCCGTCCAAAACCCTCGAGGTTCGCCCATCGCATTCGCAATGCAGAGGGCATGACTTTCCAACGGCTTGTCGCTAAACATTGTTTTGCTATTACCGCGGAGGAGGCAAAGCATTTGAACGAGAACGACCTGTCCGATGAGAGCGACACCACGAGTGAAAAACGCTCGGGTACAATACAGTCGGTTTCCATTGCCGCGCGCTTTCTCCGGATTCTGGCCAATGCTGAAACCGAGCTTGCGTTGGGCGAAGTCGCTCGACGGGCAAAGACGGGAGGATCGACAGCGCATCGTTATCTGCAGAGCCTTGTCAAGGAAGGCCTTGCGAAACAGGACGCTGCGAGCGGTCTTTACGATCTGGGGCCGACTGCGCTGAGCATCGGCATTGGCGCTTTGAAACGTGTGGACGCCGTGGAGATTGCGGCGCAACACATGAAGGCCCTTTCGCAACGACATGCCGTCAGTGGTGGTGTTGCTATCTGGACAGATCGTGGCCCGACCCTCGTGCGCTGGTATCGAAGTGCGTATTTCTCGGTCAATCCTCTGGCTCTGGGAGACACATTGCCCATCGATAATACGGCTTGCGGTCTGGTTTTTCAGGCTTTTCTACCCAAGGCTACGGTCGATGCAGCGCGTAAGGTACAGCCAGCTCACTTTCGGGGCAGCCCGCCGGCAAAGTCATTGCTGGACCAAGTGCGCAACGAACGATGGTCCGAAATGACCAGCCATCTTCTTTCAAATGTTACAGGGCAGGCCGCACCGGTCTTCGACGCGCAGCGGGAAATCGTTTGCGTCATGACGACGGTGGCTGATCTTGGACAATTGCGAAGCGAGGACGAGCGGAGAGCGCTCTTTCATGAGGCGTCACTGGTCAATCAGGCAACTGGCGGAAGGATCGTAGACGGGGAGGGGGGCGACGCCATCGATTGAAATGTCACGGAGATTGCGGGGGCGTTCCTCGGGGGACGACGAGCGGCGTTCCCGAAACCGGATCGGTAATGATTACCGATGCAAGGCCGAACACATCTTCTATCAGCTTTTCTGTAACGATCTCGGATGGAGCGCCTTCCGCCATGATCGCCCCGTTTCGCATGGCCACCAGATGTGAAGCATATCGGCAGGCATGATTGAGATCGTGTAGTACGGCAACGACAGTCCGGCCCTCGCGGTTAAGTTCCGCCAGCAATTCCAGAAGTTCGATCTGATGCGCGATATCGAGATAAGTTGTCGGTTCATCGAGCAGAAGGATCGGTGTTTCCTGGGCCAGGACAAGAGCAATCCAGACGCGCTGACGCTGGCCGCCGGAAAGTTCGTTGACTGAACGGTTGGCGAGGTCGGAAATACGGGTGACTTCCAGGGCGCGTGCTACTGCTTCCTCGTCCTCCACTGACCATTGCCGCAGAAAGGACTGATGCGGATACCGACCTCGAGATACCAGATCCGCAACGGTGATGCCGTCTGGGGCGACCGAGGTTTGTGGCAGAAGACCAAGCCTGCGCGCGACTTCCTTCGCCGGCAAATGGCTTATGTTCCTGCCATCCAGCACGACTTTTCCACTGACCGGAGCAAGCAATGGTGACAAGGCACGCAGCAATGTGGACTTCCCGCACGCATTGGGACCGACAATGACAGTGAAAGACGCATCGGGAATAATGATCGACAAGTTCTCGACGATGACCCGATCATCGTAGCGCAATGTAATGGCGTCTGCATGCAGGCGTTGCATCATGGTTGGTCGTCCCTGGAGGAAATCACGTGGCTGTTCGTATTGCATTGTAGAACGCATTCTGCAATATGGAGTAATCAGCTCCAGTTTTCGGAGCCGAAGCAGACCGCTCGCTCCTTGTTCGATAACGGCGCAGTGTTTTCCCATTCGAAACGCTGGCTGGTCGCGCGTTCGTTCGGAAAGCTTTCCATCTGAAGATTTCCAATTTGCGTTGGTGGAGAATAGCCATGCAAGCTGCACGTCCGATTTTCTTGCTTCTCGCCACCATGGTCATTCTGTTTTCTCCACCTCGGACGGTCATGGTCGCCGAACAGGCCTGGCCACGTACCGTAAAGCATGAAGCGGGCGAACTCGTACTGAAAACCAAACCCGTTCGCATCGTATCGACCACACCCAGCATAACCGGTATACTGCTGGCCATGGGCGCTCCTCTGGTTGCGACAGCCGCGACGACCCCGAGCCCACTGACAGATAACAAGGGCTTCTTC is from Brucella intermedia LMG 3301 and encodes:
- a CDS encoding NtaA/DmoA family FMN-dependent monooxygenase (This protein belongs to a clade of FMN-dependent monooxygenases, within a broader family of flavin-dependent oxidoreductases, the luciferase-like monooxygenase (LMM) family, some of whose members use coenzyme F420 rather than FMN.) gives rise to the protein MGAQRKLHIGMSLAPTWLSGDGWRHPDSNIEGTFGSDFYVDIARRAEAAKLDFVFRPDSLFMNHQIMETTPGFGSMDATLVMATLARETSHIGLLTTISTTFMPPYVVARQVQSLHWLSKGRAGWNIVTALDGNENFGLTEMPSSDERYARAAEFTGVVRDLWKSFPGSALKRDRESGRFADTAAIHPIDHEGTFYRVKGPLNVPSVQDVPIPLIQAGASPAGRDFAASVADAVFSATPDMEAAIDLRRNLRDRAQFHGRKPNDVRLLPGLSLYLAPTRKEADELFAYTHARGDRARKIAFIHEMTGLDLSKWPANRLIRPDDLPPRPEKVRSKTHAGLLRRLLQREELSLDELLRRPEVISAAHWQVIGTVDDAAKDIRKWFEAGAIDGFITAPGGSTGSMRLALDELMPRLSEEGLLRSEYSGDTFFGHLTE
- a CDS encoding TonB-dependent receptor, giving the protein MNIRLNRGLMSSASALTLAVFVVTPALAQEAAKASSDAIVLDTVVVTGEKVARDIKNTASSVTVISAKEIDKEKTGDSSVAEVIANVPNVIYTDNVGAPIIRGQDTQGPNTGQNVFWGGTVPRATINLDGHYLNYNEYYFGATSVWDLDSIEVFRGPQTTSQGANAIAGAIIVNTKDPVFTREGAYQVEIGNYNTKRTSIMLNSPIYKDELAARLAIDYSGRDTFIDYISPNFISEKTNQDFEALNARLKLLWEPAEIPGLTAKLTYSHNRSNRPSQEAASAPFDELEHLTTTMPSWKQDTNTGILDVGYDFGNGVKFYNQAQYSASSVHRHTGIANNGKADINQKNISNESRITFGEQEDVISGVAGIFYANTKSDEFMLLQGTTTFDDTKDNLGLFAEVSYRLDDQWTLTGGLRYQQDRVQRIGKSALAPTPLDYDETFSALLPKVSLAYAVTPDLTIGALVSKGYNPGGVSLNLNSRQWKPFEDETLWNYELFTRANLLDDKLTLTGNLFYMDFKNAQYNIPVVVSPGVAQSYTINAEKAHAYGLEMGLDYQLLSNLTIKTSAGILRTEIDEISSNVSYEGNEFAKSPGYMFSIGASWDATEKLNISGQVRHTDGYYSDLANTPIYVVDAYTIADARVSYDFHESLQLYGYVKNIFDERTPTYLQQNRGIGGIEASITTPRTFGVGIKGTF
- a CDS encoding IclR family transcriptional regulator → MNENDLSDESDTTSEKRSGTIQSVSIAARFLRILANAETELALGEVARRAKTGGSTAHRYLQSLVKEGLAKQDAASGLYDLGPTALSIGIGALKRVDAVEIAAQHMKALSQRHAVSGGVAIWTDRGPTLVRWYRSAYFSVNPLALGDTLPIDNTACGLVFQAFLPKATVDAARKVQPAHFRGSPPAKSLLDQVRNERWSEMTSHLLSNVTGQAAPVFDAQREIVCVMTTVADLGQLRSEDERRALFHEASLVNQATGGRIVDGEGGDAID
- a CDS encoding ABC transporter ATP-binding protein codes for the protein MMQRLHADAITLRYDDRVIVENLSIIIPDASFTVIVGPNACGKSTLLRALSPLLAPVSGKVVLDGRNISHLPAKEVARRLGLLPQTSVAPDGITVADLVSRGRYPHQSFLRQWSVEDEEAVARALEVTRISDLANRSVNELSGGQRQRVWIALVLAQETPILLLDEPTTYLDIAHQIELLELLAELNREGRTVVAVLHDLNHACRYASHLVAMRNGAIMAEGAPSEIVTEKLIEDVFGLASVIITDPVSGTPLVVPRGTPPQSP